The Armatimonadota bacterium genomic interval TGTAAACGGGTTTACTTCTTGTAGAGCGGCTGGTAGAGCATGATGTGGAAGTTGCCGGGGGCTTGCATGAACGTCGTCAGGCCGAAGCCCTCGTTTTTGATGCCGTCTTTGAACACGACGCCTTTCTGCTTCAGCTCGGCGACGGTCTGCTCGATGTCGTCGCAGAAGAAGGATATGGCCGGCGTGCCTGAAGGCTGGGCGTCGTCGGTGGCTGTGGGGTGGACGCCCATGTCGGCCTCGGGCATGTCGAAGATCAGCCAGCCGTCCCCGACGTCGGTCGCGGTGAACCCGAGCTTGTCGCGGAGGAAGGCGCGCAGCTCCTCGGCCTGGGACGAGTAGAACATGGTGTGGACGCCGCGGATCATGGGCCCATTGTGCCACCCCATCGGCCTCATTGGTTTCAATAGTTTCTGAAACTTGTGATAGTATGGGTGTATGAGGGTCGCGATCACGGGCGGGACTGGGTTCGTCGGGAGGCATCTGGCGCGGCTCCTAGTCTCTCAGGGGCACGAGGCTGTGCTTGTCTCGCGGGGGGTGGACCGGCGGGACGAGTCGGTGCGGAGTTCGGCAGGGATGGAGTTCAAACCTGTCGGTATCGGCGACGTAGACGCTCTGCCCGGCGCTTTCGAAGGGTGCGAGGCCGTCGCCCATCTCGGTGGGATCAACCGGGAGATCGGCTCACAAACGTATGAGCACGTACACGTGAAGGGCACGGCCAACGTGATCGAGGCGGCTCGGCGAGCGGGGGCAAGGAAGATCATCTTCCTCAGTTTTCTGCGCGCACGCCCAAACTGTAAATTGGCGTACCACGAGTCGAAGCACGCGGCCGAGCTGCTCGTGCAGAAGTCGGGGCTCGACTACACGGTGTTCAAGGCTGGTGTGATCTACGGGGCGGGCGACCACATGCTCGACCACATCTCCCATGCGCTGCACACTTTTCCCGTGTTCCTGCTGGTGGGTTTCCGGTCGCTGCCCGTGCGGCCGCTCGCGGTCGAAGACCTCGTCGATGTCATGTCGTCGTCGCTGACTGAAGGGCGGCTCTCGAACAAGACTGTTCCGATCACCGGGCCGGAACAGATGGACCTGCGCGAGGCGGTGGCACGGATCTCGCGCGTGGCCGGCAAGAAACGATTGACATTTTCTGTGCCCGTGTGGGTGCACAGCGCGATGTCGTGGTTCTTCGAGCGCACGATGGCGGTGCCGCTCGCTGCCAAGGCGCAGGTGCGCATACTTTCGGAGAGTTTGGTTGAACCTCTGCTCGCGCAGGACCGCCTTCCATCCGACCTGGAGCCGCAGACGCCGTTCACGGACGAGCAGATCAGGAAGGGGCTACCGGAGCCGGGCGGCTTCACGGTTCGGGACTGTCTGTGCAGGGCGCAGACCCAGTAGTCGTCGGTCCATACTGTCTGCATGCGGTTCAAGGCGGGAGTCGCAGCACTGATCCTCTGTCTGGCGACGGTCGCCCAGGCCAATGGCGCTATGGGGCTCGGGCTGGAGATGTGGGACCTGCGTTACTGGTTCGCGTACGTCGTTGTGATGGTCGGGCTCGAGGCTTGGCTGATCGGTCGATGGATCGAATTGTCGTGGACGAAGAGCGTTCTGCTGTCGATCGGTGCCAACGCGATCACGGGGGTCGCGTGTGGCGCAGGCGGCCTGTTTGCACCGTTCCTTCACATGAGCTTCGTTGGCTCTCGGATGGATCCGAACCCATTCGTGAACGCTGTCGTTCTGCTTACTGTCTTCGCGCTGCCATCTGCCTGGTTAGAGTCGGTCGTCTGGCGCTGGGCGAAGAAGCCGGAGGACGTCTGGCGGTTCGTCAAGAGAGTGTTGGTCGTTCATTTGGCCACTGTGCCGGTGGGCCTGGCGATCTTGCTCATTCCCGAGCACCCATACCAGGGGATGGAAGCCATGACGGACTACAATCGACGGACGAAAGTTCGTCGCATAGAGAGGGCGTTGCAGCAATACGTCATGGTGAACGAGGCGCTTCCGGAGAGCAAAGACGTGCGGGGTTTAGCCCGGGAGCTTGAGGAGCACAGCATGAACTATGACGAGAACGAGATTGTGCTCGTGCTGCACAGGCCCGAACTAACCCGGTTCAGCACGGGCGAAAGGTGGAATCACCCGTTTGAGATCAACCCGGAACTTGTCGGGAAGCGCTTTGACGGAGGTCCCGAAGACATGATAGAAGAAGAGAAGTGGGTCTGGTACGTCCGAAGGCCTGACGTGGGGACGGGGTATGGATGGGGCCTATCTGTCGAGCTGAACTCTTGGACAGTCAAGGCTGAATTCGACGAAGTCATTCTGTACGGGAAGTAGCGGGCCTGAATCGTTTTTGAACCGTGACTGTGCATTGTCGGGAGGTCAGGAGAAGGCGCCGTCTCCTCAATCGTGCTCCTTCGATCCGCTCAGGATGACGATTGAGGGGACTGAGTTTGTCACTTGGTCCCTCCGATCCGCTCAGGATGACGAATGCCCGCGCTCCATGTGTTCGAGCTTCTATTCAAACTACGGATCTAGCGGTAGCAAAAGCGGTGATAAACCACCGCACTTCGAAAGCGGCTCGCGGGGACGCTCGCCCTCCCAAGTTCAATGCCTACTTCATCTCCTCGATGATTGCGGCCTGGTCTTCGGTGACCGGGATCTTGGGGATCTGCTCGACGTGCATCGCGCCGTCGACCTTGCGTATCAAAGTGTTTACGCCGCCTTGCTGCTCGTCCTTGTCGGGGTAGTCCTCGCGGAAGTGGCCGCCGCGGCTCTCTTTGCGCATGAGCGCGCTGAGGGCGATCGTCTCTGAGATCGTCAGAAGGTGTTCGAGGTCGAGCGCGGTGTGCCAGCCGGGGTTGTAGTCCCGGTTGCCGGTGATGGAGGCCTTCCTTCCCCGTTCGCGGAACTCGGCGACCTTCGGGGCCACCTGCCGCATATCGTCCCCGTTGCGCACGATGCCGACCAGCTCCTGCATCGTCTTTTGCAGGTCTTCCTGGACACGGAACGGGTTGTCGTCGTTCGGCTCGCGGTCGAAGGGAGCCAGAGCGAGCTTGGCGGCGTCGTCGGCCTGCCCCTGGTCCAGTGAGACGTCGCCGTTGTTCTTCGCGTACTCCGCGGCGTGCTCGCCAGCGCGCTTTCCGAAGACGAGCAGGTCTGAGAGCGAGTTGCCGCCGAGGCGGTTGGCGCCGTTCAGCCCCGCCGCGCACTCGCCGCAGGCGAAGAGCCCTGGGACGGTGGACAGCTGCGTGTCGCCGTCCACGCGCACGCCGCCCATGATGTAGTGGCACGTCGGGCCGACCTCCATGACGTCCTGGGTGATGTCGACGCCCGCAAGCTCCTTGAACTGGTGGTACATGGAGGGGAGCTTCTTCTTGATGTGCGCGGGCGCGTCCTTGATGTGCTCCTTGATCCAGGCGATGTCGAGGTAGACGCCGCCGTGCGGCGACCCGCGCCCCTCCTTCACTTCGCGGACGATG includes:
- a CDS encoding VOC family protein, producing MIRGVHTMFYSSQAEELRAFLRDKLGFTATDVGDGWLIFDMPEADMGVHPTATDDAQPSGTPAISFFCDDIEQTVAELKQKGVVFKDGIKNEGFGLTTFMQAPGNFHIMLYQPLYKK
- a CDS encoding NAD(P)H-binding protein, whose translation is MRVAITGGTGFVGRHLARLLVSQGHEAVLVSRGVDRRDESVRSSAGMEFKPVGIGDVDALPGAFEGCEAVAHLGGINREIGSQTYEHVHVKGTANVIEAARRAGARKIIFLSFLRARPNCKLAYHESKHAAELLVQKSGLDYTVFKAGVIYGAGDHMLDHISHALHTFPVFLLVGFRSLPVRPLAVEDLVDVMSSSLTEGRLSNKTVPITGPEQMDLREAVARISRVAGKKRLTFSVPVWVHSAMSWFFERTMAVPLAAKAQVRILSESLVEPLLAQDRLPSDLEPQTPFTDEQIRKGLPEPGGFTVRDCLCRAQTQ